In a genomic window of uncultured Sphaerochaeta sp.:
- a CDS encoding Crp/Fnr family transcriptional regulator yields MDVVPLLMQSVLFAQIQAEDIPSLLTCLKARKVEFPKDYTIIDEREYTDELGIVLSGSVNIVRHDFWGNRTVVSNLGVADSFAETLACTQQMSEVSVITCEPSSILFLDVHQVISSCSKACSFHHALIENMVHLLSYKNLELMKKMNHITKRSTREKLLSYLSSEAQKRGSRSFSIPFDRQQLADYLCVERSAMSSELSKMRREGLLEYQKNSFTLIQED; encoded by the coding sequence ATGGATGTCGTTCCCCTCTTGATGCAATCGGTCCTTTTCGCTCAGATTCAGGCTGAGGATATTCCCAGCCTGCTCACTTGTCTGAAGGCAAGAAAAGTAGAGTTTCCCAAGGACTATACGATCATTGATGAGCGGGAGTATACCGACGAACTGGGAATCGTGCTCAGCGGTTCGGTAAACATCGTGCGCCATGACTTCTGGGGCAATAGGACCGTGGTCTCCAATCTGGGGGTTGCTGACAGCTTTGCCGAAACGCTTGCCTGCACCCAACAAATGAGCGAAGTGTCGGTCATCACCTGCGAGCCTTCCTCAATTCTCTTCTTGGATGTGCATCAGGTGATAAGCTCCTGTTCCAAAGCGTGCAGCTTCCATCACGCACTCATCGAGAATATGGTACACCTGCTCTCCTACAAGAATCTGGAACTCATGAAGAAGATGAACCACATCACCAAACGGAGCACACGGGAGAAGCTGCTCTCCTACCTCTCCAGTGAAGCACAGAAACGAGGGAGCAGGAGTTTCTCCATCCCGTTCGACCGTCAACAGCTGGCAGACTATCTGTGTGTGGAACGCAGCGCCATGTCCAGCGAATTGAGCAAGATGCGCAGGGAAGGCCTTTTGGAGTACCAGAAGAATTCCTTCACCCTGATTCAGGAGGATTGA
- a CDS encoding 4Fe-4S binding protein, giving the protein MIRQMITIDEEKCNGCGLCVSACQEGAIGLVNGKAVLLREDYCDGLGNCLPVCPTGAITFEEREAPAFNHEEVEKLMGEQKPVFSCPGSQIKVMKQETRKEEIQSPQKMASQLRQWPVQIKLASPNAAFFNNCDLLIAADCAAYAYGDFHNTFIRNRVTLIGCPKLDEGDYAEKLSAIFASHDIRSVTVARMEVPCCGGLDHAVKRAITASGKIIPLAVVTISSEGEILR; this is encoded by the coding sequence ATGATCAGACAGATGATTACCATAGATGAAGAGAAGTGCAACGGTTGCGGTTTGTGCGTGAGCGCCTGCCAGGAAGGGGCCATCGGCCTGGTCAACGGCAAGGCTGTGCTGCTGCGTGAGGATTACTGCGATGGGCTTGGCAACTGCCTGCCGGTCTGCCCCACCGGTGCAATCACCTTCGAGGAGCGTGAGGCGCCTGCCTTCAACCACGAAGAGGTGGAGAAGCTGATGGGTGAGCAGAAGCCTGTCTTCAGCTGTCCCGGCAGCCAGATCAAGGTAATGAAGCAGGAGACCCGGAAAGAAGAGATCCAAAGCCCCCAGAAGATGGCAAGCCAGCTTCGCCAATGGCCTGTGCAGATCAAGCTGGCTTCCCCCAATGCCGCTTTCTTCAACAATTGCGACCTGCTCATTGCCGCCGACTGTGCAGCATATGCCTATGGGGATTTCCACAATACCTTCATCCGCAACCGGGTCACCCTCATCGGCTGTCCCAAGCTCGATGAAGGCGACTATGCGGAGAAACTGTCGGCAATTTTTGCCAGCCATGACATCCGAAGCGTCACGGTGGCTCGGATGGAGGTCCCTTGCTGCGGAGGCCTCGACCATGCGGTCAAGCGAGCCATCACCGCCAGCGGGAAGATCATACCCCTTGCCGTGGTGACCATCTCCTCCGAAGGGGAGATTCTTCGCTAG
- a CDS encoding outer membrane lipoprotein-sorting protein codes for MSKPVVKLLLTLLLLCTIPSFLFALTGEDVIRRMDEMATFDTSVSTGSIKTTDRFGTKISTFKAWARGTSDSLIEFTSTAERGQKILRTQSSLYLFYPDAEELIRLQGAALRQSVLGSDLSYEDMTEEKNTLDSYTVVLEGSETVNGHDCHVLTLTAKKRTIAYPVQKIWVDKQTYLVWKAEYSTAQKRLLKVMEVLSTVETEGRTLPSETKIEDKMKRDSATWMTLDSLEVNVPLAANLFSLENLTW; via the coding sequence ATGTCTAAACCTGTCGTCAAACTCCTTTTGACCCTGCTGCTTCTTTGCACCATCCCTTCGTTCCTGTTCGCCCTCACCGGCGAGGATGTCATCCGCAGGATGGATGAGATGGCCACCTTTGACACCTCGGTCTCCACTGGCTCCATCAAGACCACCGATCGGTTCGGAACCAAGATCAGCACCTTCAAGGCATGGGCACGAGGAACCAGCGACTCCCTGATCGAATTCACCAGTACCGCTGAGCGGGGGCAGAAGATCCTGAGGACCCAGTCGAGTCTCTATCTCTTCTATCCCGATGCAGAGGAGCTGATCCGATTGCAGGGGGCGGCCCTCAGGCAGTCGGTGCTGGGAAGCGATCTCTCCTATGAGGATATGACCGAGGAGAAGAATACGCTGGACAGCTATACGGTGGTCCTGGAAGGCAGTGAGACCGTCAATGGCCATGACTGTCATGTGCTGACGCTCACCGCAAAGAAGCGTACCATAGCCTACCCGGTGCAGAAAATCTGGGTGGACAAGCAGACCTACCTGGTGTGGAAGGCTGAGTACTCCACAGCCCAGAAGCGGCTCCTGAAGGTGATGGAAGTCCTTTCCACCGTCGAGACTGAAGGAAGGACACTCCCCTCCGAGACGAAAATCGAGGACAAGATGAAGCGTGACAGTGCTACCTGGATGACCTTGGACAGCCTGGAGGTAAATGTTCCTCTTGCTGCCAATCTCTTCTCCCTGGAGAATCTGACATGGTAG
- a CDS encoding ABC transporter permease, producing the protein MTIKLPAVAFRNIFRNFRRSMLSAIAIAVSAMAIMALLALLEAMESDMATNLVSYYTGEVRVRHESFEQYERYNPLHLSLEADAVLPLVADQEGVRALTARINFPANLYLNGNNNAAMGVGVDFATEAAFIDFPSLVTEGRLPTEGNNEMLIGSLLARDLHLNLGDKVTVLTSTALRGSNAMTFQIVGIASFPVGGLSAKVLYVPLDRAQYLLRMEGQVQEILLLTEDGYKERDVASSVKELLQTELSLGTETKAWKDLNTMYSFLTIAKVIYYVMGAIFFVLGSTVIINTTMMVIYERMREIGTLGALGMQGKELTRLFLLEGSFISIIGSTLGTIAGLIIVFILSKVGLNFTEAMSGVDMEISSILYPQVNFFIALFVWVYAIIIASLSTLIPSRRASKIQIVEALRYV; encoded by the coding sequence ATGACGATCAAACTTCCTGCCGTTGCGTTTCGCAACATATTCCGCAATTTCCGTCGCTCGATGCTCAGCGCCATCGCCATCGCAGTCTCTGCCATGGCCATCATGGCCCTTCTGGCCCTGCTGGAGGCAATGGAGAGTGACATGGCAACCAATCTCGTCAGCTATTACACCGGCGAGGTGAGAGTTCGCCATGAGTCCTTTGAGCAGTATGAGCGGTACAACCCCTTGCATCTGAGTCTTGAAGCGGATGCGGTCCTGCCCTTGGTTGCAGACCAGGAGGGAGTGCGTGCTCTAACGGCACGAATCAACTTCCCTGCCAACCTCTATCTGAACGGCAACAACAATGCTGCGATGGGTGTCGGGGTGGACTTCGCCACCGAAGCTGCCTTCATCGACTTCCCGTCGCTGGTGACGGAGGGAAGGCTCCCCACCGAGGGCAACAATGAGATGCTCATCGGATCCTTGCTTGCCCGTGATCTCCACCTGAACCTGGGGGACAAGGTGACGGTGCTCACATCCACGGCCTTGCGCGGGTCGAATGCCATGACCTTCCAGATTGTAGGCATTGCCTCCTTCCCCGTGGGAGGGCTCAGCGCAAAGGTGCTCTATGTTCCGCTTGACAGAGCCCAATACCTCTTGAGGATGGAGGGACAGGTCCAGGAGATACTCCTGTTGACCGAGGACGGATACAAGGAGCGGGATGTAGCATCTTCGGTGAAGGAACTGCTCCAAACCGAGCTCTCGCTGGGGACCGAAACCAAAGCATGGAAGGATCTGAATACGATGTACTCCTTCCTTACCATCGCCAAGGTAATCTACTACGTCATGGGAGCGATCTTCTTCGTGCTTGGCAGCACAGTGATCATCAATACGACGATGATGGTCATCTATGAACGGATGCGGGAGATCGGGACACTCGGAGCATTGGGCATGCAAGGCAAGGAGCTTACCAGGCTCTTCTTGCTCGAAGGCAGTTTCATCAGCATCATAGGATCCACCCTTGGAACCATTGCCGGCCTGATCATCGTCTTCATTCTCAGCAAGGTGGGGCTGAACTTCACCGAAGCAATGAGTGGGGTGGACATGGAGATATCCTCCATCCTGTACCCACAGGTCAACTTTTTCATCGCCCTCTTTGTTTGGGTGTATGCAATCATCATTGCATCCCTTTCCACCCTCATTCCTTCCCGACGTGCTTCAAAAATCCAAATAGTGGAGGCTCTGCGCTATGTCTAA